One window of the uncultured Paludibaculum sp. genome contains the following:
- a CDS encoding carboxypeptidase regulatory-like domain-containing protein, with amino-acid sequence MLKTALAFLVALALPLAAQQGTGTISGTITDAQDAVVVGADIEVANPDTGSVFRTKSNDQGFYTAPGLAVGRYEIRAALTGFKKTVRSGITLQVNQNAQVNIVLQVGQVVESVEVNAQAGLVDTSSATLGQVVENRRVQELPLNGRSALALTLMTAGVISNSGSTQSGFGDRGIGLSSISINGGPNSMNAQMLDGNNNTLVYIGEAGVPPAVDAVEEFKVQSGTMSAEYGFTAGGSVNLVTKSGTNQWHGTAYEFLRNEKLDARNTFAAKKLPLRYNQFGGSLGGPIISNKTFGFFNFEEYLLRKSTPRISSVPISTWSNGDFSNLYTSAGVQIPIYDPATLRANPNGSGQVRDLFPGNIVPQNRFDPVAVKILKFWPSPNATPSNPFTQSNNYVDAATSNVDWNQVHAKVDHRFNDSNSLFVRYTHAEHNPSSNAIFTDPTVGPNRVDDQTNRNAMVSDTHVFSPTLINNLRVGISRQSFIFQAVNYGQDWPSKLGFASIVPQYQMPDISFGYGSIGGQAAGTRASLSWDIQDMVTKIAGNHTLKAGFNLRMMQGGNKQGSGLSGIYRFSGLTQNPQSTAGTGSDMAGFLLGTVSSASIDSILGNMFEGNSYSFFVQDDWKVSRRLTLNLGLRYDLQPKAVERHDGQVNFDPAGVDPVSGLKGTIVYAGLNGQPREFMGTDKNDFAPRFGFAYDLFGSGKTILRGGYGIFYPQVAYRDFFGNTQLFSTTNTSYAAPAPGQPIVQLQAGFPYAPLTSPGATGGPGALLGQSVSIVEHDPTTPFTQQWDFAIQHQFGQWMVDATYAGNKGNHFIASGYNLNQVDPTVRYQLGQKLNDAVPNPYAGKVPGGLGAATISRERSLMAYPYYSSVNVFNPRNGNYVSHQLQLNVKRNFSNGLLVSFAYTKGKVISDSLNTPVNWNLEQNDIGYQDGLYNRQVNKSIDPLDVAQRGVINLVYELPFGAGKWWNPSNTAVRKVVGGWQVSSIGQMQSGQPLMIRGASNQMANRPNSTGVSAKIDNPTAQRWFNTDAFVNPPDFTFGNVGRTLPDVRAPGTVNWDLSMIKNTSITERINLQFRAEAFNFLNQVNLGLPNVSFSPGSDGKNRSATFGTITSARDARSIQFGMKVIF; translated from the coding sequence ACGGGCAGCGTGTTCCGCACAAAATCCAACGATCAAGGCTTTTACACTGCGCCAGGACTGGCAGTGGGCCGCTACGAAATCAGGGCCGCGCTGACCGGCTTCAAGAAGACAGTGCGCAGCGGCATCACGCTGCAGGTGAATCAGAATGCACAGGTCAACATCGTGCTGCAGGTAGGGCAGGTGGTGGAGTCTGTGGAGGTGAACGCGCAGGCGGGGCTGGTGGATACCAGCAGCGCGACTCTGGGCCAGGTGGTGGAGAACCGCCGGGTGCAGGAGCTGCCGTTGAACGGACGCAGTGCGCTGGCGCTGACGTTGATGACCGCGGGCGTGATCTCGAACTCCGGTTCCACGCAATCGGGCTTTGGCGACCGTGGCATTGGCCTGTCGTCCATTAGCATCAACGGCGGTCCGAACTCGATGAACGCACAGATGCTGGATGGCAATAACAACACCCTGGTCTATATTGGCGAAGCGGGCGTGCCGCCGGCCGTCGATGCGGTGGAAGAGTTCAAGGTGCAGAGCGGCACGATGTCGGCCGAGTATGGTTTCACGGCGGGCGGCAGCGTCAACCTCGTTACCAAGTCGGGCACGAATCAGTGGCACGGCACGGCGTATGAGTTTCTGCGCAACGAGAAGCTGGACGCGCGCAATACGTTTGCGGCCAAGAAGTTGCCCTTGCGCTACAACCAGTTTGGCGGATCGCTGGGCGGCCCGATTATCAGCAACAAGACTTTCGGGTTTTTCAACTTTGAAGAGTACCTGCTGCGGAAGAGCACGCCGCGCATCAGTTCGGTGCCAATTTCCACCTGGAGCAATGGCGACTTCAGCAACCTCTACACCAGTGCGGGTGTGCAGATCCCGATTTACGATCCGGCGACGCTGCGCGCGAATCCGAACGGCAGCGGTCAGGTGCGTGACCTGTTCCCCGGCAACATTGTGCCCCAGAACCGGTTCGACCCGGTGGCCGTCAAGATCCTGAAATTCTGGCCGTCGCCGAACGCCACGCCCAGCAATCCCTTTACGCAGAGCAATAACTACGTGGATGCGGCCACGTCGAACGTCGACTGGAATCAGGTTCACGCCAAGGTGGATCATCGCTTCAACGACAGCAATTCGTTGTTTGTGCGCTACACGCACGCTGAGCACAACCCCAGCTCCAACGCGATCTTCACGGATCCCACAGTGGGTCCCAACCGTGTGGATGATCAGACCAACCGCAACGCGATGGTGTCGGACACGCACGTGTTCTCGCCCACGCTGATCAACAATCTGCGCGTGGGCATCAGCCGCCAGTCGTTCATCTTCCAGGCCGTGAACTATGGGCAGGACTGGCCCAGCAAGCTGGGGTTCGCGTCCATCGTTCCGCAGTATCAGATGCCGGATATCAGCTTTGGGTATGGCAGCATCGGCGGGCAGGCGGCCGGCACGCGGGCATCGTTGAGCTGGGACATCCAGGACATGGTGACCAAGATCGCGGGCAACCACACGCTGAAGGCGGGCTTCAACCTGCGCATGATGCAGGGCGGAAACAAGCAGGGCTCCGGACTGTCCGGCATCTACCGTTTTAGTGGTCTGACACAGAATCCGCAGTCGACGGCGGGCACGGGGTCAGATATGGCAGGGTTCCTGCTGGGCACGGTGAGCAGCGCCAGTATCGATAGCATTCTGGGCAATATGTTCGAGGGCAACTCGTACAGCTTCTTTGTTCAGGACGACTGGAAGGTGAGCCGAAGACTGACTCTGAACCTGGGCCTGCGATATGACCTGCAGCCCAAGGCCGTGGAACGTCACGACGGACAGGTCAACTTCGATCCGGCGGGTGTCGATCCCGTTTCCGGGTTGAAGGGGACCATAGTCTACGCGGGCCTGAACGGGCAACCGCGCGAGTTCATGGGTACGGATAAGAACGACTTCGCCCCGCGCTTCGGGTTTGCCTACGATCTGTTCGGCTCCGGCAAGACCATCCTTCGCGGCGGGTATGGCATCTTCTATCCCCAGGTTGCGTACCGTGACTTCTTTGGCAACACGCAGCTTTTCTCGACGACGAACACCAGCTACGCGGCGCCCGCCCCTGGCCAACCGATCGTTCAACTGCAGGCCGGATTCCCCTATGCTCCGCTGACCTCTCCTGGTGCTACCGGCGGACCGGGCGCCCTGCTGGGGCAGAGCGTGAGTATTGTCGAGCACGACCCCACCACGCCGTTCACGCAGCAGTGGGACTTCGCCATCCAGCACCAGTTCGGCCAGTGGATGGTGGATGCCACCTACGCCGGCAACAAGGGCAACCACTTCATCGCATCGGGCTACAACCTGAATCAGGTGGACCCGACGGTGCGCTATCAACTGGGCCAGAAGCTGAACGATGCAGTGCCGAATCCGTATGCGGGCAAGGTTCCCGGCGGGCTGGGTGCTGCCACGATAAGCCGCGAGCGCTCCCTGATGGCGTATCCCTACTACAGCAGCGTAAATGTCTTCAATCCGCGCAACGGCAACTACGTTTCGCACCAATTGCAGTTGAACGTGAAGCGGAACTTCTCCAACGGCCTGCTGGTGAGCTTTGCCTACACGAAGGGCAAGGTGATCAGCGACAGCTTGAATACGCCGGTCAACTGGAATCTGGAGCAGAACGACATTGGCTACCAGGATGGCCTGTACAACCGGCAGGTGAACAAGTCGATCGATCCGCTGGACGTCGCGCAGCGCGGAGTGATCAACCTCGTATATGAACTGCCGTTCGGCGCCGGTAAGTGGTGGAACCCGTCCAACACCGCCGTGCGGAAGGTTGTCGGCGGCTGGCAGGTATCGAGCATCGGCCAGATGCAGAGTGGGCAGCCTCTGATGATCCGCGGCGCCAGCAATCAGATGGCGAACCGACCCAATTCCACAGGCGTCAGCGCCAAGATCGACAATCCGACCGCCCAGCGCTGGTTCAACACCGACGCCTTTGTGAATCCTCCGGACTTCACCTTCGGCAACGTGGGCCGGACGCTGCCCGACGTGCGGGCTCCTGGAACCGTGAACTGGGATCTCTCGATGATCAAGAACACGAGTATCACCGAGCGGATCAATCTGCAGTTCCGCGCGGAAGCCTTCAACTTCCTCAACCAAGTGAACCTGGGGCTGCCCAATGTCTCATTCAGCCCTGGCTCGGATGGCAAGAATCGCAGCGCGACGTTCGGGACGATCACCTCGGCCCGCGACGCACGCAGCATTCAGTTCGGCATGAAGGTGATCTTCTAG
- a CDS encoding glycoside hydrolase family 16 protein, giving the protein MKIPVFISLVLGASIAMGLQAAPPEGYKLKWSDEFKGSKVDQSKWAYRTDSKHWSTQKPENVVVEKGSLVLLLKKEEAGDKHYTGGGVISKPAFRFGYYETRFRVVAGKGWHSSFWMMGHDGSGGTGTKSTALELDVIENDSINLTSYGVNTHKWQGEHTSHGHKNVDMTSLADFHVFGCEYTPTTVTYFLDGTAVQTVDVSQLPHGDLNIWLTSIASHLGKTDAVDESRLPGRVEYEYVRFYEKSK; this is encoded by the coding sequence ATGAAAATACCTGTCTTTATTTCGCTGGTTCTGGGGGCGTCGATCGCCATGGGTCTGCAGGCTGCTCCGCCCGAGGGGTACAAGCTCAAGTGGTCCGACGAGTTCAAAGGATCGAAGGTCGATCAATCCAAGTGGGCGTACCGGACGGACTCGAAGCACTGGAGTACGCAGAAGCCTGAGAATGTGGTGGTGGAGAAGGGCAGCCTCGTGCTGCTGCTCAAGAAGGAAGAGGCGGGCGACAAGCACTACACCGGCGGCGGAGTGATTTCCAAGCCGGCATTCCGGTTCGGCTACTACGAGACCCGCTTCCGCGTAGTGGCCGGCAAGGGCTGGCACTCGTCGTTCTGGATGATGGGGCACGACGGATCGGGCGGCACGGGCACAAAGAGCACTGCCCTGGAGCTCGACGTCATTGAAAACGACTCCATCAATCTCACGTCCTACGGCGTCAATACTCATAAGTGGCAAGGCGAACATACGAGCCACGGCCACAAGAATGTGGATATGACGAGCCTGGCGGATTTTCATGTATTCGGGTGCGAGTACACACCCACTACGGTTACGTACTTTCTCGATGGCACGGCTGTGCAGACGGTGGATGTCTCGCAGTTGCCGCACGGTGATTTGAACATATGGCTGACATCGATTGCTTCGCATCTGGGCAAGACCGACGCCGTGGACGAGTCGCGTCTGCCGGGCCGCGTTGAGTACGAGTACGTCCGCTTCTACGAAAAGAGTAAGTGA
- a CDS encoding FAD-dependent oxidoreductase — protein MFREPGVPGTRAELCITLDTDLAIAGGGLAGTCAAITAARAGLRVVLVQDRPVLGGNASSEVRLWILGATSHMGNNNRWAREGGVVDEILIENLHRNPEGNALILDTILLEKVIAEPSITLLLNTAVYEVEKSAPDTISALRAWCSQNSTVYVVKAPCFCDASGDGVVGFLAGAAFRMGAEPKSEFGEGFAPDAGYGELLGHSMYFYSKDTGRPVRFTAPSFALKDISTIPRYRDIKASDSGCRFWWFEYGGRLDTVHQTEAIKWELWRVIYGAWDYIKNSGQFPEADTMTLEWVGTIPGKRESRRFEGDYILTQQDLVEQRAHPDAVAVGGWAMDLHPADGVYSRLSPCTQWHSKGVYQIPYRCLYSRNIGNLFLAGRIISVSHVAFGSTRVMATCAHTAQAVGLAAALCRQHGVRPAQVPVAELQRALGLAGQYIPGFVLDDTEDWARRAAASASSSFVLDELKPSGATAALDVSRAMLVPVPAGQVPAVTFLVDVAQATTLELEVRCSERVGNFTPDRILHRESVSLEPGIAQPVTLRTDLSLVTPAYLFFTLLRNAAVSVHVSEARLTGVLSLTQSMNAAVAKGVRQEPPEGSGIDSFEFWLPARRPGGLNLATRVAPPLAGFEASNVTNGIARPTVASNAWVAGAGATTPRLTLTWAEPVTIGRVELVFDTDFDHPLESVLWGHPERDIPFCVRHYRILNAEGAVLYECLENHQTRNSVRFAEPVSTTALHVEVISTHGAPAAIFEVRCYLQ, from the coding sequence ATGTTTCGCGAACCAGGCGTGCCGGGTACGCGCGCCGAACTCTGCATCACACTTGATACCGATCTCGCCATTGCGGGCGGCGGTTTAGCGGGCACATGCGCCGCGATTACGGCGGCCCGCGCGGGCCTGCGCGTGGTGCTAGTGCAGGACCGGCCCGTGCTCGGCGGCAATGCGTCGAGCGAGGTGCGGTTGTGGATCCTCGGCGCGACCTCGCATATGGGGAACAACAACCGCTGGGCGCGCGAGGGCGGTGTCGTTGATGAGATCCTCATCGAGAATCTCCATCGCAATCCCGAAGGCAACGCGCTGATCCTCGACACCATCCTGTTGGAGAAGGTGATTGCGGAGCCGAGCATCACGCTGCTGCTGAATACGGCGGTGTATGAGGTGGAGAAGTCCGCGCCCGATACGATCTCGGCGCTGCGGGCCTGGTGCAGCCAGAACAGCACAGTGTATGTCGTGAAGGCGCCGTGTTTCTGTGATGCCTCGGGAGATGGGGTGGTGGGTTTCCTTGCCGGCGCCGCGTTCCGCATGGGCGCCGAGCCGAAGTCCGAGTTCGGAGAAGGCTTTGCGCCGGATGCGGGCTATGGTGAGTTGCTCGGCCATTCGATGTACTTCTACTCGAAGGATACGGGGCGGCCGGTGCGATTCACCGCGCCTTCGTTCGCCTTGAAGGACATCAGCACAATCCCTCGCTACCGGGACATCAAGGCGTCGGACTCGGGCTGCCGCTTCTGGTGGTTTGAGTATGGCGGACGCCTGGATACGGTCCACCAGACGGAAGCGATCAAGTGGGAGCTGTGGCGCGTCATCTACGGCGCCTGGGACTACATCAAGAATTCCGGCCAGTTTCCGGAAGCGGACACGATGACGCTGGAGTGGGTCGGCACCATTCCGGGCAAGCGGGAGAGCCGCCGTTTTGAAGGCGACTACATTCTCACGCAGCAGGATCTGGTAGAGCAGCGCGCGCATCCCGACGCCGTGGCCGTGGGTGGCTGGGCGATGGATCTGCATCCGGCCGATGGTGTCTACAGCCGGCTGTCGCCGTGTACGCAGTGGCATTCGAAAGGCGTCTATCAAATCCCTTACCGCTGCCTGTATTCGCGAAACATTGGGAATCTCTTTCTTGCCGGCCGCATCATCAGCGTCTCGCACGTGGCTTTCGGCTCCACCCGCGTGATGGCGACCTGTGCCCACACCGCGCAGGCCGTCGGGCTGGCCGCGGCGCTCTGCCGGCAGCATGGTGTCCGTCCCGCGCAGGTACCGGTCGCTGAGTTGCAGCGAGCGCTGGGACTGGCGGGGCAGTACATTCCGGGCTTCGTGCTGGACGATACGGAAGATTGGGCGCGCCGTGCGGCGGCGAGCGCTTCGTCATCCTTCGTACTGGATGAACTGAAACCGAGTGGGGCGACGGCCGCGCTGGACGTCTCGCGAGCCATGCTGGTGCCGGTGCCCGCCGGCCAGGTGCCGGCTGTGACGTTCCTGGTGGATGTGGCTCAGGCCACGACGCTGGAACTCGAGGTCCGATGCAGCGAAAGGGTGGGAAACTTCACGCCGGACCGGATCCTGCATCGCGAGTCTGTATCGCTGGAGCCCGGCATCGCGCAGCCCGTGACGTTGCGTACCGATCTCTCCCTGGTGACACCCGCGTATCTGTTCTTCACGCTGTTACGCAATGCAGCCGTGTCCGTACACGTCTCAGAGGCGCGGCTCACTGGTGTCCTCAGTCTGACTCAGTCGATGAACGCCGCCGTGGCGAAGGGAGTGCGTCAGGAACCACCTGAAGGCAGCGGCATCGACTCGTTCGAGTTCTGGCTGCCTGCCCGTCGTCCCGGTGGTCTGAACCTTGCCACGCGGGTCGCGCCGCCCTTGGCGGGATTCGAGGCTTCCAATGTGACGAACGGCATTGCACGTCCGACGGTGGCGAGCAATGCCTGGGTCGCCGGTGCAGGGGCCACCACGCCACGGTTGACATTGACATGGGCGGAGCCGGTCACCATCGGCCGTGTCGAACTGGTGTTCGATACAGACTTCGACCATCCGCTGGAGTCTGTGCTGTGGGGCCATCCCGAGCGGGATATCCCGTTCTGCGTGCGTCACTACCGCATCCTGAATGCTGAGGGTGCCGTGCTGTACGAATGTCTGGAAAACCACCAGACTCGCAATAGCGTCAGGTTTGCCGAGCCCGTATCGACCACCGCCCTGCACGTCGAAGTTATCTCGACACACGGCGCTCCGGCCGCCATCTTTGAAGTGAGGTGTTACCTGCAATGA
- a CDS encoding glycoside hydrolase family 16 protein produces MTMRWLVLFCALPLCAQPPAGYRLAWSDDFNGSSLDMARWMYRTDVKMESAQRPENVTVSGGQLVIHLRKEEHGGKHYTGGGVISREKSRYGYYEARVKMHGASGWHQSVWAMAGGDGSTTYPPEMRTEIDGMEFDSDVPWKAHMGLIKWKGPKSSTSLTCSPGVYRGALGFDASAGFHNYGFEWTPKEVRYYLDGDLRCALPYPPSDGEHDLVNFWLTAIAVEKLSGKVDDSKMPGQMVIDRASFYTKE; encoded by the coding sequence ATGACCATGCGCTGGCTTGTGCTGTTCTGCGCGCTTCCGTTGTGTGCGCAACCGCCCGCCGGTTATCGTCTGGCGTGGAGCGACGACTTCAATGGATCGTCGCTCGATATGGCCCGGTGGATGTACAGGACCGACGTCAAGATGGAGAGTGCCCAGCGCCCGGAGAACGTCACGGTCTCCGGTGGCCAGTTGGTGATCCACCTGCGCAAGGAAGAGCATGGGGGGAAGCACTACACCGGCGGCGGCGTAATCAGCCGGGAGAAGTCGCGCTACGGCTACTACGAGGCGCGTGTGAAGATGCACGGTGCCTCCGGCTGGCACCAGTCGGTATGGGCGATGGCCGGTGGAGACGGGTCCACCACCTACCCGCCGGAGATGCGGACCGAGATCGATGGAATGGAGTTCGATTCCGATGTCCCGTGGAAAGCGCATATGGGCCTGATCAAGTGGAAAGGCCCGAAGTCGAGCACCAGTCTGACATGCTCACCAGGCGTTTACCGTGGCGCCCTCGGGTTTGACGCCTCAGCAGGCTTCCACAACTATGGCTTTGAGTGGACGCCGAAGGAGGTCCGCTACTATCTCGATGGCGACCTGCGGTGCGCGCTGCCTTACCCACCGTCGGACGGCGAACACGACTTGGTCAACTTCTGGCTCACTGCCATTGCCGTCGAGAAGCTTTCCGGAAAAGTGGACGACTCGAAGATGCCGGGCCAAATGGTCATTGACCGCGCCTCGTTTTATACAAAGGAATAG
- a CDS encoding TIM-barrel domain-containing protein → MTLLLSLLILTAGDTKLTVTPDPVRFSLERGGSTIAAAHAVSGLLLGDPDKPEPVTVTGESFNPQGHRVLAVRTASGLTATVTITLTPNQADLVVRPTVPGAVLLRFAPMSPGFGLADHAVTHRPSFDTDITGYSNDRFLSGQGLTRLISNFAFYPKQNFAFLVWDPGIKIVRSTAEECLQGSRRVESEVRFSLFTGTPAEIYRQFLESRNLYGYPVLKPKYEFFGVGWEAFGALAWDTNYKTVAENVNQYLSLGFPLKWMVVGSGFWPREDKRFHETTSFGMYDKSLYPDPRAFIDQFHAKGLKFFQGLRTTFIVDGPFSEEGVRNGYFIEENGKPKVFQFGWPKSPTYFLDWRKPQAVAWFADLTRKWTAYGVDGYKEDVFGYGKYTLGDDKLDPINEALMREGVYVMLRNAYLASPGDLHRLNDFNFNQNQDRGPVNALAYGYSGFPLVYPDIVGGTFGEGHFDLKVTLRMRQYMKRNAMWAALHPSMSMGQGPWTFGDPEVVKVMLHAAQLHDRLQPYFYSQAVHSYLDGYPWSFTPLPVAFPKDPQVYGRENDRVRGYEWLIGDSLLATPLYGDDYETAVSRDIYLPAGVWMEYDSGRRHQGPALLKNYALPVGQTPLFVGGTGIVVEKKGNDLVARVYPVTDRAESRFIHPDGIAVSTLRVHVADWKKVSVRCSSGRACAGTWQRHAFEFTIRSGEDYEIQ, encoded by the coding sequence ATGACACTGCTGCTCTCATTGCTGATTCTGACGGCTGGCGATACGAAGCTGACGGTTACTCCGGACCCTGTACGGTTCAGTCTTGAGCGCGGCGGATCGACGATTGCGGCGGCGCACGCGGTGAGCGGACTCCTGCTGGGGGATCCCGATAAGCCGGAACCGGTGACGGTCACCGGCGAGTCCTTCAACCCACAGGGCCACCGCGTGCTGGCTGTACGGACGGCTTCGGGGCTCACCGCCACTGTCACCATCACGCTGACGCCGAACCAGGCGGATCTGGTTGTGCGGCCCACCGTGCCGGGGGCGGTGCTGTTGCGTTTCGCTCCCATGAGTCCGGGCTTCGGGCTGGCCGATCACGCCGTCACCCACCGCCCCTCGTTCGATACCGACATCACCGGATACAGCAACGACCGCTTTCTGTCCGGCCAGGGGCTGACGCGCCTGATCTCCAACTTCGCGTTCTACCCGAAACAGAACTTTGCCTTTCTGGTTTGGGACCCTGGCATCAAGATCGTCCGCAGCACGGCGGAGGAATGCCTGCAAGGCTCGCGGCGCGTGGAGTCGGAAGTTCGGTTCTCGCTGTTCACCGGCACGCCGGCCGAAATCTACAGGCAGTTTCTGGAGTCGCGGAACCTCTATGGCTACCCGGTGCTGAAGCCAAAATACGAGTTCTTCGGCGTGGGCTGGGAGGCGTTTGGCGCGCTCGCCTGGGATACGAACTACAAGACTGTCGCCGAAAACGTGAACCAGTATCTGTCGCTCGGCTTCCCGCTGAAGTGGATGGTGGTGGGTTCGGGCTTCTGGCCGCGCGAGGACAAGCGATTTCACGAGACCACCAGTTTCGGAATGTACGACAAGAGCCTGTACCCGGATCCGCGCGCCTTCATCGACCAGTTCCACGCCAAAGGGCTGAAGTTCTTCCAGGGACTGCGTACGACGTTCATCGTGGATGGACCCTTCAGTGAGGAGGGTGTCCGAAACGGCTACTTCATTGAGGAGAACGGCAAACCCAAGGTGTTTCAGTTCGGCTGGCCCAAGAGTCCGACGTATTTCCTGGACTGGCGTAAGCCGCAGGCCGTGGCCTGGTTCGCGGACCTCACTCGCAAGTGGACCGCCTATGGCGTCGACGGGTACAAGGAAGACGTTTTCGGATATGGGAAGTACACACTCGGCGATGACAAGCTGGATCCGATCAACGAGGCACTGATGCGCGAAGGCGTCTATGTGATGCTGCGCAATGCGTACCTGGCCTCGCCGGGCGATCTGCATCGCCTGAACGACTTCAACTTCAATCAGAACCAGGACCGCGGCCCCGTCAACGCGTTAGCGTACGGGTATTCGGGTTTCCCTCTGGTCTATCCCGACATTGTCGGCGGCACCTTTGGTGAAGGGCATTTCGATCTCAAGGTGACTCTGCGGATGCGTCAATATATGAAGCGCAACGCCATGTGGGCTGCCTTGCACCCGTCAATGAGCATGGGGCAGGGGCCGTGGACCTTTGGCGATCCCGAGGTCGTGAAGGTCATGCTGCACGCCGCGCAACTGCACGACCGTCTGCAGCCCTACTTCTACTCGCAGGCGGTGCATTCGTACCTCGACGGATACCCCTGGTCGTTCACTCCTCTGCCCGTCGCGTTCCCGAAAGATCCCCAGGTCTACGGGCGCGAGAACGATCGTGTGCGTGGTTACGAGTGGCTGATCGGCGACTCGCTGCTGGCGACGCCGTTGTACGGCGACGACTACGAGACAGCGGTAAGCCGGGACATCTACTTGCCCGCCGGCGTCTGGATGGAGTACGACTCGGGGCGGCGACATCAAGGCCCCGCACTTCTGAAGAATTACGCGCTGCCCGTGGGGCAGACGCCGCTCTTTGTCGGCGGCACGGGCATCGTGGTGGAGAAGAAAGGCAACGATCTGGTGGCGCGCGTCTACCCGGTCACCGACCGGGCCGAGTCACGCTTCATTCACCCGGACGGCATCGCGGTCTCGACACTGCGCGTTCACGTCGCCGATTGGAAGAAGGTATCCGTGCGGTGCTCCTCCGGCCGGGCCTGCGCCGGCACGTGGCAGCGGCACGCCTTTGAGTTCACGATCCGGTCCGGGGAGGACTATGAAATCCAATGA
- a CDS encoding MFS transporter → MKSNDVQVAPEPARNALTTVKKWPNLRWWITALLFFSTVINYMDRQNLSILARTIQDDLHITDIQYGYVVQCFLLAYTVSYLFAGRLTDKLGTRASMACFIVWWSLSDMLTSFSRSVVSLGFFRFLLGMGEPGNYTSAPKAVSEWFPPRERGLVIGIYTAGATLGATIAPPVIAYLSAHFHWRSVFLFTGSLGLLWVIPWLWLYRKPEEHPRLSDEERRLITGDAGSVEFDAMPAEGLWRHILRRKETWLLMVSRMITDPVWYFYLFWFPKYLTDARHLTLAEVGRIAWLVYLAADIGCIAGGYLSGLLIKRGMAPARSRIWVMAGAAFLLPLSPLINSASSPLMAVGIAAIAAFAHLAWQISIGALIVDIYPKPVVGTVFGLVAAGSGLGGMLSTNLVGRAVTYWSYSPVFIVMGVLHPLAFLLVRGIRARQAARLA, encoded by the coding sequence ATGAAATCCAATGATGTTCAAGTCGCTCCGGAACCAGCGCGCAACGCGCTCACCACGGTAAAGAAGTGGCCCAATCTGCGTTGGTGGATCACCGCGCTGCTCTTCTTTTCGACGGTGATCAACTACATGGACCGGCAGAACCTGTCGATCCTCGCGCGCACCATCCAGGATGACCTCCACATCACCGACATTCAGTACGGCTATGTGGTCCAGTGCTTCCTGCTCGCCTATACGGTCTCCTATCTGTTCGCCGGCCGGCTGACCGACAAACTGGGAACACGCGCCTCCATGGCGTGTTTTATCGTCTGGTGGTCGCTGTCCGACATGCTCACGTCGTTCAGCCGCAGCGTCGTGTCGCTTGGGTTCTTCCGCTTCCTGCTGGGCATGGGGGAGCCAGGCAACTACACCTCGGCGCCCAAGGCCGTTTCCGAATGGTTTCCGCCGCGTGAGCGTGGCCTGGTGATTGGCATCTACACCGCCGGTGCTACACTCGGCGCCACTATTGCTCCGCCGGTCATCGCCTACCTCTCCGCGCATTTTCACTGGCGGTCCGTCTTTCTGTTTACTGGCTCGCTGGGCCTGCTGTGGGTGATCCCGTGGCTGTGGCTGTATCGGAAGCCCGAAGAGCATCCCCGATTGAGCGACGAGGAGCGGCGCCTCATTACCGGCGACGCCGGCTCAGTGGAGTTTGACGCCATGCCGGCCGAAGGTCTCTGGCGCCACATTCTCAGGCGCAAGGAGACGTGGCTGTTGATGGTCAGCCGCATGATCACCGATCCCGTGTGGTACTTCTACCTCTTCTGGTTCCCCAAGTACCTCACCGACGCACGCCACCTGACGTTGGCCGAAGTTGGACGCATCGCCTGGCTGGTTTACCTGGCGGCCGACATCGGCTGTATTGCGGGCGGCTACCTTTCGGGCCTGCTCATCAAACGGGGCATGGCCCCGGCGCGCAGCCGGATCTGGGTGATGGCGGGCGCGGCGTTTCTGCTGCCCTTGAGCCCGCTCATCAACTCCGCGTCGTCGCCCTTGATGGCTGTCGGCATCGCCGCGATTGCCGCGTTTGCTCACCTCGCCTGGCAAATCTCGATTGGTGCGCTCATCGTCGACATCTATCCAAAGCCGGTGGTGGGCACCGTATTCGGGCTGGTGGCCGCGGGATCAGGCCTCGGAGGCATGCTGTCTACCAACCTGGTGGGCCGCGCCGTCACTTACTGGTCCTATTCACCAGTGTTCATCGTCATGGGCGTGCTGCACCCTCTTGCCTTCCTGCTGGTGCGGGGCATCCGGGCGCGGCAAGCCGCGAGACTCGCCTGA